Proteins from a genomic interval of Lycium ferocissimum isolate CSIRO_LF1 chromosome 2, AGI_CSIRO_Lferr_CH_V1, whole genome shotgun sequence:
- the LOC132047080 gene encoding mitochondrial outer membrane protein porin 2-like, with protein sequence MSKGPGLFSDIGKKARDLLNKDYISDQKLSISTYSDTGVALTSTAVKKGGLSTGDVGAQYKYKNTLIDVKVDTGSNISTTLTLNDIVPSTKTIASLKFPDYSSGKLEGQYYHHHASFSTAVGLKQSPVVDLSVTLGTPTFAIGAEASYETAGGQLAKYTAGISVTKPDSCAAIILGDKGDTIKASYIHHLDELKKTAAVGEITRRFSTNENTFTVGGSYAVDNLTIAKLKLNNHGKLGALLQHELIPKSLLTISSEFDTKALDNTPRFGVALALKP encoded by the exons ATGAGCAAGGGACCTGGACTTTTCTCTGATATTGGCAAGAAAGCCAGAG ATCTGCTGAATAAGGACTATATCTCCGATCAGAAACTATCTATTTCAACCTACAGTGACACTGGAGTG GCCCTTACATCAACTGCAGTAAAGAAGGGAGGGCTTTCAACTGGAGATGTCGGAGCGCAATACAAATATAAGAACACTTTGATTGATGTCAAAGTTGATACAGGGTCAAAC ATCTCAACTACTCTTACTCTCAATGACATTGTCCCCTCGACGAAAACCATTGCCTCTCTGAAGTTCCCTGACTACAGCTCTGGGAAG CTAGAGGGTCAGTACTATCACCATCATGCTTCCTTTAGTACAGCTGTTGGTCTGAAGCAAAGTCCTGTAGTTGATCTCTCTGTCACCCTTGGTACTCCCACTTTCGCCATTGGTGCTGAGGCAAGTTATGAGACGGCGGGTGGTCAACTTGCGAAATATACTGCTGGCATTAGTGTGACTAAACCAGATTCCTGTGCTGCTATAATACT GGGCGACAAAGGGGACACAATAAAGGCATCATATATCCATCATCTAGATGAATTGAAGAAGACTGCTGCGGTGGGCGAGATCACTAGACGGTTTTCCACAAATGAGAATACCTTCACAGTTGGAGGGTCATATGCTGTTGATAACCTGACAATTGCGAAGCTCAAGCTCAATAATCATGGCAAGCTGGGGGCTCTATTGCAGCATGAGCTGATTCCAAAGTCATTGTTGACTATTTCTAGTGAGTTTGACACCAAGGCCTTGGATAACACTCCCAGGTTTGGTGTGGCCCTTGCTCTTAAACCTTGA
- the LOC132047081 gene encoding calcium-transporting ATPase 2, plasma membrane-type-like, with protein MESYLNENFGGVKPKHSEDEMLRRWRSLCGVVKNPKRRFRFTANLSKRYEAAAMRRTNHEKLRVAVLVSKAAFQFISGVQVSDYTVPDEVTKAGFQIDAEELGSIVEGHDLKKVKFHGGADGIANKLATSSTDGLSTRDYSALNRRQEIFGVNKFQESEARSFWLFVWEALQDMTLMILGACAFVSLLVGIAMEGWPDGAHDGLGIVASILLVVFVTATSDYRQSLQFRDLDKEKKKISIQVTRNGYRQKMSIYDLVPGDIVHLAIGDQVPADGLFLSGFSVLIDESSLTGESEPVMVTAQNPFLLSGTKVQDGSCKMLVTTVGMRTQWGKLLATLSEGGDDETPLQVKLNGVATIIGKIGLFFAVVTFAVLVQKMYSRKLTEGSHWSWSAGEARELLEYFAIAVTIVVVAVPEGLPLAVTLSLAFAMKKMMNDKALVRHLAACETMGSATTICSDKTGTLTTNRMTVVKTCFCMNVRDVNKPSDASALCSEIPDSVLKTLLQSIFNNTGGEVVATKHGKPDILGTPTETAILQFGLALGGNFQAERQVGKLIKVEPFNSTKKRMGVVLGLPEGGLRAHTKGASEIVLAACDKVINSSGEVVPLDETSTNHLKTTIDQFANEALRTLCLAYMELEKGFSPNADIPVSGYTCIGIVGIKDPVRPGVKESVALCRSAGVTVRMVTGDNINTATAIAKECGILTDAGIAIEGPVFREKSQEEMLNLIPKIQVMARSSPLDKHTLVKQLRTTFNEVVAVTGDGTNDAPALHEADIGLAMGIAGTEVAKESADVIILDDNFSTIVTVAKWGRSVYINIQKFVQFQLTVNIVALVVNFLSACFTGTAPLTAVQLLWVNMIMDTLGALALATEPPHDGLMERAPVGRSGNFISNVMWRNILGQSLYQFLVIWFLQSNGMGLFRLNGPDATLTLNTIIFNTFVFCQLFNEVNSREMEKVEVWEGMLDNYVFVTVLSVTLVFQIIIIEYLGTFASTTPLSFCQWFISVFFGFLSMPVAIGLKRFEV; from the exons atggAGAGCTATTTGAATGAGAATTTTGGAGGAGTGAAGCCAAAGCACTCTGAGGATGAGATGCTAAGGCGATGGAGGAGCCTTTGTGGTGTTGTCAAGAATCCAAAACGTCGATTTCGTTTCACTGCAAATCTCTCCAAGCGATATGAGGCTGCTGCCATGCGTCGTACCAATCAT GAGAAACTAAGGGTAGCAGTTTTGGTTTCCAAGGCTGCATTTCAGTTCATATCAG GCGTGCAAGTAAGTGACTACACTGTTCCTGATGAAGTTACAAAAGCTGGTTTTCAAATTGATGCGGAAGAGCTAGGATCCATAGTTGAAGGCCATGATCTGAAAAAGGTGAAATTTCATGGTGGAGCGGATGGTATTGCAAATAAACTGGCTACTTCAAGTACCGATGGGCTATCTACACGTGATTATAGTGCTCTAAACCGCAGGCAAGAGATTTTTGGAGTTAACAAATTCCAAGAAAGTGAAGCTCGGAGCTTTTGGTTGTTTGTTTGGGAAGCCCTTCAAGACATGACCCTCATGATCCTTGGTGCGTGTGCATTTGTTTCTCTACTTGTTGGCATTGCAATGGAGGGATGGCCAGATGGGGCTCATGATGGTCTTGGTATAGTAGCTAGTATTTTATTGGTGGTCTTTGTTACTGCAACAAGTGATTATCGTCAATCTTTGCAGTTCAGAGACCTGgataaagagaaaaagaaaatttccaTCCAAGTTACTAGGAATGGATACAGGCAAAAGATGTCTATATATGATCTAGTTCCAGGTGATATTGTTCATTTAGCAATAGGAGATCAAGTCCCTGCAGATGGACTTTTTCTTTCAGGGTTTTCTGTTTTAATTGATGAGTCCAGTTTGACTGGAGAAAGTGAGCCAGTGATGGTCACTGCTCAGaatccctttcttctttctgGAACCAAGGTCCAAGACGGGTCTTGTAAGATGTTGGTGACGACAGTTGGGATGAGGACTCAGTGGGGAAAACTGTTAGCAACTCTCAGTGAAGGCGGAGATGATGAAACTCCATTACAAGTCAAACTGAACGGAGTGGCTACAATCATTGGGAAAATAGGCCTTTTCTTTGCTGTTGTGACTTTTGCAGTACTTGTGCAGAAAATGTATAGCCGTAAACTGACAGAGGGATCCCACTGGAGCTGGTCTGCAGGAGAGGCTAGAGAATTATTGGAATACTTTGCAATTGCAGTTACAATTGTAGTGGTTGCAGTTCCCGAAGGACTTCCCCTGGCTGTGACATTAAGCCTTGCATTTGCCatgaaaaagatgatgaatgaTAAGGCACTTGTCCGACATTTAGCAGCTTGTGAGACAATGGGCTCTGCTACAACTATTTGTAGTGACAAAACTGGCACGCTAACAACCAACCGCATGACTGTAGTGAAAACATGCTTCTGCATGAATGTCAGGGATGTGAATAAGCCGAGTGACGCATCCGCCCTTTGTTCTGAAATCCCGGATTCTGTACTCAAAACTTTGCTGCAGTCAATTTTTAATAATACTGGAGGAGAGGTTGTAGCTACCAAGCATGGGAAACCTGACATATTGGGAACACCAACTGAGACTGCTATATTGCAATTTGGTTTAGCACTTGGTGGAAATTTTCAGGCAGAACGACAAGTTGGGAAACTTATAAAAGTTGAGCCATTTAACTCTACTAAGAAGCGCATGGGTGTGGTGCTGGGGCTTCCTGAAGGAGGTTTAAGGGCTCATACAAAAGGTGCTTCCGAAATAGTTTTAGCTGCCTGTGACAAGGTAATTAATTCAAGTGGAGAGGTTGTTCCCTTGGATGAAACATCTACTAACCATCTGAAGACCACAATTGATCAGTTTGCCAATGAAGCTCTTCGCACCTTGTGTCTTGCATATATGGAGCTGGAAAAAGGATTTTCCCCTAATGCTGATATTCCAGTTTCTGGGTACACTTGCATAGGTATTGTAGGTATAAAGGATCCTGTCCGTCCCGGAGTCAAGGAATCTGTAGCGCTCTGTCGTTCAGCTGGTGTCACTGTTCGAATGGTTACTGGAGATAACATCAATACAGCAACAGCTATAGCTAAGGAATGTGGTATACTGACTGATGCTGGTATTGCCATTGAAGGTCCAGTTTTCCGAGAGAAGAGTCAAGAAGAAATGCTAAACCTAATTCCCAAAATTCAG GTGATGGCTAGGTCTTCACCATTAGACAAGCACACGTTAGTCAAGCAATTGCGTACCACATTTAATGAAGTGGTAGCAGTAACTGGTGATGGAACTAATGATGCTCCTGCACTACATGAAGCAGATATCGGACTTGCTATGGGCATTGCTGGAACTGAG GTTGCCAAAGAGAGTGCCGATGTCATCATACTGGATGACAATTTCTCCACAATTGTGACAGTAGCCAAATGGGGACGTTCAGTCTATATAAACATTCAAAAATTCGTTCAGTTTCAGCTGACTGTTAATATTGTTGCATTGGTTGTCAACTTCTTGTCAGCTTGTTTCACTG GGACTGCTCCACTTACTGCTGTTCAACTCCTGTGGGTTAACATGATCATGGATACTTTGGGAGCCCTTGCCCTTGCGACAGAACCTCCTCATGATGGACTAATGGAAAGAGCCCCGGTAGGCAGGTCAGGAAATTTTATAAGTAATGTCATGTGGCGGAATATCTTGGGACAATCCTTATATCAGTTCCTAGTAATATGGTTTCTTCAGTCAAATGGTATGGGATTATTTCGCCTAAATGGCCCTGACGCTACACTAACCCTCAATACAATTATCTTCAACACATTTGTGTTTTGCCAG CTCTTCAATGAAGTGAACTCCCGAGAGATGGAAAAAGTAGAGGTTTGGGAAGGAATGCTTGATAATTATGTATTTGTTACAGTTCTCAGCGTAACACTTGTGTTCCAAATCATAATTATAGAATATCTGGGGACATTTGCAAGCACAACTCCACTCTCATTCTGCCAATGGTTCATTAGTGTATTTTTCGGATTCTTGAGCATGCCTGTTGCAATAGGCTTAAAAAGGTTTGAGGTATGA
- the LOC132048365 gene encoding cell wall / vacuolar inhibitor of fructosidase 1-like translates to MMKNLVCLTFFVTLVVQTSADKNLVQNTCKNTPNEKLCLKTLLADPRSPSADVSTLALIIVDAIKVKATQAATSISKLRHSNPPAAWIVPLKNCAFNYKVVLEAGVPEATEALTKGNPKFAEDAVVGSYGDADQCEKNFGDSNSPITALNTVVRDLCDVARAIIRTLL, encoded by the exons ATGATGAAGAATTtagtttgtcttactttctttgTGACCTTAGTAGTGCAAACAAGTGCCGATAAGAATCTAGTACAAAACACTTGTAAGAACACACCCAACGAAAAACTATGCCTCAAAACCTTACTGGCTGACCCACGCAGTCCCAGTGCGGATGTATCTACACTGGCGCTGATAATTGTGGATGCCATCAAAGTTAAGGCAACGCAGGCGGCAACCTCCATTTCCAAGTTACGACATTCTAATCCTCCGGCAGCCTGGATTGTCCCTTTGAAGAATTGTGCATTCAACTACAAG gTCGTTCTAGAGGCGGGTGTGCCAGAAGCAACTGAAGCTTTGACTAAAGGGAACCCAAAGTTTGCAGAAGATGCAGTAGTTGGATCTTATGGTGATGCAGATCAATGTGAGAAAAATTTCGGTGATAGTAACTCACCTATCACTGCTCTAAACACAGTCGTGCGTGATCTTTGTGATGTGGCCAGAGCTATTATCAGAACTTTActataa
- the LOC132047082 gene encoding BTB/POZ and TAZ domain-containing protein 4-like, producing the protein MNEKNEESPRVRTLPNPPPLPVAFTSSRQENTFAFVARKSAVRKYCYTPTATKNTWDCLFDEGYRADVSINTDNGGILYAHASILGINSPVFKSMLSLKQSRRHGRCGHQRSITISGVPAEAVQVFIRFLYSSRYEEEKMKEHGLSLLVLSHAYAVSHLKRECEWQLEQRLNTENVVDIFQLALLCDASRLSLLCHRFMLKNLKPVSATEGWKAMKDSHPVLEKQILKSVIDEDIKEKERVRKNNERKIYMQLYEAMEALVHICKDGCRTIGPHDKVLKEDQEPCHYAACKGLELLIRHFAGCKLRVPGGCIHCKRMWQVLELHSRLCANSDVCRVPLCRNFKQKRRKQNKKDEMKWRILVRKIVRSKSISGAPFFSFEST; encoded by the exons ATGAACGAGAAAAATGAGGAATCTCCGCGGGTGAGAACCTTGCCAAACCCGCCTCCATTGCCAGTGGCTTTCACAAGTAGCCGGCAGGAGAACACATTTGCATTTGTAGCCAGGAAATCAGCAGTGAGAAAATACTGCTACACACCAACAGCTACAAAGAATACGTGGGATTGCCTCTTTGATGAAGGTTACAGAGCCGACGTCTCTATTAACACAGATAACGGTGGCATCCTCTATGCGCATGCTAGTATTCTG GGTATCAATTCTCCAGTATTTAAAAGCATGTTGAGTTTGAAACAATCCAGAAGACATGGTCGTTGTGGTCATCAGCGATCCATCACTATAAGTGGGGTTCCAGCTGAGGCTGTTCAAGTTTTCATCAGATTCTTGTATTCTTCCAG GTATGAGGAAGAAAAAATGAAGGAGCATGGGCTGAGCCTGTTGGTGCTATCGCATGCATACGCAGTCTCCCACCTAAAGCGAGAATGTGAGTGGCAGTTGGAGCAAAGATTAAACACGGAAAATGTGGTTGACATCTTCCAGTTGGCACTCTTGTGTGATGCCTCCCGGCTTAGCCTTCTTTGTCACCGTTTTATGCTGAAAAATCTTAAGCCCGTTTCTGCCACAGAAGGGTGGAAAGCAATGAAAGATAGCCACCCGGTGCTTGAAAAACAGATTTTGAAGTCTGTAATTGATGAAGATATT aaggaaaaggaaagagtgAGAAAGAACAATGAGAGGAAAATCTATATGCAGCTATATGAGGCAATGGAAGCTCTGGTTCACATATGCAAAGATGGCTGTCGTACAATTGGTCCTCACGATAAGGTTTTGAAAGAGGATCAAGAACCGTGCCATTATGCAGCGTGCAAGGGTCTAGAATTGCTCATTCGTCACTTTGCCGGGTGTAAGTTGAGAGTCCCGGGTGGCTGCATCCACTGCAAGAGAATGTGGCAAGTTTTGGAACTGCATTCTCGTCTTTGTGCCAATTCGGATGTTTGTAGGGTTCCTTTGTGCAG AAATTTTAAGCAAAAGCGCAGAAAACAGAACAAGAaggatgaaatgaaatggagaATATTGGTGAGAAAGATAGTGAGATCCAAGAGCATTTCTGGAGCTCCATTCTTCTCATTCGAATCCACATAA